A genomic window from Nicotiana sylvestris chromosome 11, ASM39365v2, whole genome shotgun sequence includes:
- the LOC138880709 gene encoding uncharacterized protein yields MSPWGDPVLFVKKKDGSMRMCIDYRHLNKVTVKNRFGSYTVFCDVSRIGLDAVLMQDRRVIAYASRQLKHMFKQKDLNLHQQRWLELHKDYDITNFYHPGKANVVADALSRRVESLGSLAYLPATERKRQYDDHHLLVLKDTVQGGDAKKVTMGDDGALRMQGRLYVPNVKYEHQQPGGLLHKLEIPEWKCERITMDFVVGLQRTQQKFDAVWVILDRLTKLAHLIHVMTTYSSKQLA; encoded by the exons atgtcaccttggggtgacccggtcttgtttgtgaagaagaaggatggttctatgcgtatgtgcattgattatcgccattTGAACAAAGTTACTGTGAAGAATAG gttcgggtcTTATACTGTTTTTTGTGATGTGTCGCGGATTGGCCTCgacgcggtgttgatgcaggaccgtagagtgattgcctacgcgtccagacaactGAAG CatatgttcaagcagaaggatcttaacttgcatcagcagaggtggttagagctgcatAAGGATTATGATATAACCAATTTCtaccatcccgggaaggccaatgtggtggccgatgccttgagtcgcagggtggagagtttggggagcttaGCCTATTTACCAGCAACAGAGAG gaagcgtcagtatgatgatcatCATCTACTTGTCCTTAAAGACACGGTTCAAGGCGGCGATGCTAAGAAGGTCACTATGGgagatgatggtgcattgaggatgcagggcaggctatatgtgcccaat gtgaagtatgagcatcagcagCCAGGGGGATTACTTCATAagttagagattccagagtggaaatgcgagcggatcactatggattttgttgttgggcttcAACGGACTCAgcaaaagtttgatgcagtttgggtgattctggataggctgaccaagttagctcaTTTAATTCATgtgatgactacttattcttccaAGCAACTTGCTTGA
- the LOC138880710 gene encoding uncharacterized protein — translation MNVMKNLAVRERFQFKVKRSSATRYHLMCVDDNCAWSFKSSAVFKANIFKGWEHCRPIMVVHGSFLKAAYKGTILTACTQDRAVGKILPLAYAIVDSENNKSWEWFFVQIKGTFGVREAMCIVSDRNESIFNATKVVYPEVPHCICMFHLWQNVKRTFKKHHKQLKDIFFALARAYTIENFEYHMTEMCKIDSRVQPYLFEIGYERWSRAYSKVKRSMVMTSNIAESINAANKDARELPVMRLLEYMTNLLQQWNNKNRKSAMETFTEFGEKYDKLIRKNLIVSEQMTVNPATEQLYTVFEGVRRNIVCLEEGTYSCRKFQMDELPCPHAWAVLKNQQLKPGQYCSFYYKKDKLLRTYEFPVNPMPDESLWVIPIEVMEDVVLPPKGRRNAGRPRKERLRPASEKESKRAFSCSVCGQGGHNRKTCKNRPK, via the exons ATGAATGTGATGAAGAACTTGGCTGTACGCGAGAGGTTCCAATTCAAGGTGAAGAGATCTAGTGCAACAAG GTATCACCTTATGTGTGTGGATGACAATTGTGCTTGGAGTTTCAAATCTTCTGCTGTTTTCAAGGCAAACATATTCAAA GGCTGGGAGCATTGCAGACCGATAATGGTTGTTCACGGAAGTTTCCTTAAAGCAGCATATAAGGGTACCATCTTGACTGCTTGCACACAGGATAGAGCTG TTG gaaaaatccttccacttgcATATGCAATTGTAGATTCAGAGAATAACAAATCTTGGGAATGGTTCTTTGTCCAGATAAAGGGTACTTTTGGAGTTAGGGAAGCGATGTGTATAGTTTCAGATAGAAATGAAAGCATCTTCAATGCCACAAAAGTTGTGTACCCAGAAGTACCACATTGTATTTGCATGTTTCACTTGTGGCAGAATGTAAAGCGCACATTCAAGAAACATCACAAACAATTGAAGGATATCTTCTTTGCTTTGGCTAGAGCTTACACGATAGAGAATTTTGAGTACCATATGACAGAGATGTGCAAAATTGATTCGAGGGTGCAACCTTACTTGTTCGAAATTGGCTACGAAAGATGGTCTAGGGCATATTCCAAAGTGAAAAGGTCGATGGTAATGACTTCCAATATTGCAGAGTCAATTAATGCAGCTAACAAGGATGCTAGAGAGTTACCAGTAATGCGATTGCTGGAGTACATGACAAATTTGCTACAACAGTGGaataacaaaaatagaaaaagtgcAATGGAGACATTTACAGAGTTTGGTGAAAAGTATGACAAACTCATTCGGAAAAATCTGATTGTATCGGAGCAAATGACG GTGAACCCTGCTACGGAGCAGTTATATACTGTGTTTGAAGGGGTAAGGCGGAACATAGTGTGCCTTGAAGAGGGAACATACAGTTGCCGAAAATTTCAAATGGATGAACTTCCATGTCCGCATGCTTGGGCGGTTTTGAAGAACCAGCAGCTGAAACCTGGACAGTATTGCTCTTTTTACTACAAGAAGGATAAACTCCTTAGAACTTATGAATTTCCAGTGAATCCGATGCCAGATGAGAGTTTATGGGTAATCCCAATAGAGGTGATGGAAGATGTGGTCCTACCACCTAAAGGGAGAAGGAATGCAGGAAGGCCAAGAAAGGAAAGACTCAGACCTGCTTCAGAAAAAGAGTCTAAGAGGGCGTTTTCATGTTCTGTGTGTGGACAAGGTGGTCACAATagaaaaacatgtaaaaatcgACCAAAATAA